A stretch of the Arthrobacter stackebrandtii genome encodes the following:
- a CDS encoding L-fuconate dehydratase — MSTIIAVETSDVRFPTSRDLDGSDAMNPDPDYSAAYLRVVTDSGDGHEGHGFVFTIGRGNDVETAAIKALTPYLLGRNVEELLGDMGATYKEFINDSQLRWLGPEKGVMHMAIGAVTNALWDLKAKRAGLPLWQLLGTMSPEELVNLVDFRYLSDALTPEEALEILRKAEPGREERTATLLAEGYPGYTTTPGWLGYSDEKLTRLAHEAVADGFKQIKLKVGADLEDDVRRLRAARAAVGPDIKIAVDANQRWDVAEAIEWMKHLAPFDIAWIEEPTSPDDILGHAAIARGVAPIPVATGEHVQNRVVFKQMLQADSLQVLQIDAARVAGVNENIAILLLAAKFGVRVCPHAGGVGLCEAVQHLSMFDFVAVSGQKEDRMIEFVDHLHEHFITPIDVHDGCYWPPVAPGGGSEMHAASVAEYTFPDGAFWVADALTNAAVH; from the coding sequence GTGAGCACCATCATCGCCGTTGAAACCAGCGACGTACGCTTTCCAACGTCCCGGGACCTGGACGGTTCCGACGCCATGAACCCGGATCCTGACTACTCGGCCGCCTACCTGCGAGTGGTCACGGACAGCGGCGACGGCCACGAAGGCCACGGCTTTGTCTTCACCATTGGCCGCGGCAACGACGTTGAAACGGCCGCCATCAAGGCGCTGACCCCGTACCTGCTGGGCCGCAACGTTGAAGAGCTGCTGGGCGACATGGGCGCCACCTACAAGGAGTTCATCAACGACTCGCAGCTGCGCTGGCTGGGCCCCGAAAAGGGCGTCATGCACATGGCCATCGGCGCCGTGACCAACGCACTGTGGGACCTGAAGGCCAAGCGCGCCGGCCTGCCGCTGTGGCAGCTGCTGGGAACCATGAGCCCCGAAGAGCTGGTCAACCTGGTTGACTTCCGCTACCTCAGCGACGCACTCACCCCAGAGGAAGCCCTCGAGATCCTGCGCAAGGCGGAGCCCGGCCGCGAAGAGCGCACCGCCACGCTGCTGGCCGAGGGCTACCCGGGCTACACCACCACCCCCGGCTGGCTGGGCTACTCCGATGAGAAGCTGACCCGCCTGGCCCACGAGGCCGTCGCCGACGGATTCAAGCAGATCAAGCTCAAGGTCGGTGCCGACCTCGAGGACGACGTGCGCCGCCTGCGCGCCGCACGTGCCGCCGTCGGGCCCGACATCAAGATTGCCGTGGACGCCAACCAGCGCTGGGACGTGGCGGAAGCCATCGAGTGGATGAAGCACCTGGCACCGTTCGACATCGCCTGGATCGAGGAGCCCACCAGCCCCGACGACATCCTGGGCCACGCCGCCATTGCCCGCGGCGTGGCGCCGATTCCGGTGGCCACCGGTGAGCACGTGCAGAACCGCGTGGTCTTCAAGCAGATGCTGCAGGCCGACTCGCTGCAGGTCCTGCAGATCGATGCCGCCCGTGTGGCCGGTGTCAACGAGAACATCGCGATCCTGCTCCTGGCCGCCAAGTTCGGCGTCCGCGTCTGCCCGCATGCCGGCGGCGTTGGCCTGTGCGAGGCCGTCCAGCACCTGTCCATGTTCGACTTCGTGGCCGTCTCCGGCCAGAAGGAAGACCGCATGATTGAGTTCGTGGACCACCTCCACGAGCACTTCATCACGCCGATTGACGTCCACGACGGCTGCTACTGGCCGCCCGTTGCCCCGGGCGGTGGCAGCGAAATGCATGCCGCGTCCGTTGCTGAGTACACTTTCCCCGATGGTGCATTCTGGGTTGCCGACGCCCTGACGAACGCCGCCGTCCACTAG
- a CDS encoding fumarylacetoacetate hydrolase family protein gives MKIARLGEQGREIPVVIAADSNGAEQHFDARPVTAEIDGVFLANGGLATLRAALDAGTLPVLENAAELRIGSPVARPNNVICIGMNYAAHAAESGAEPPTIPVVFLKPNNTVAGPYDASPIPPLAAKYDWEVELGVVVGREVSYLSSVEEAASAVAGYVAANDLSEREYQLPGAAGQWTKGKSLPKSTPLGPWLIPASEVDANKLQLKSWVNGEIRQDSNTADLIFDVPTVIHHLSQYMVLEPGDVILTGTPEGVALSGRFPYIQDGDVVELEIEGLGRQRQEFFRAGTTKEA, from the coding sequence ATGAAGATTGCACGCCTTGGCGAGCAGGGGCGGGAAATTCCCGTCGTCATTGCCGCCGACTCCAACGGTGCCGAGCAGCACTTCGACGCACGCCCCGTCACAGCCGAGATCGACGGCGTATTCCTGGCCAATGGCGGCCTGGCTACGCTCCGCGCCGCCCTCGACGCCGGCACCCTTCCCGTGCTGGAAAATGCGGCCGAGCTGCGCATCGGCTCCCCCGTGGCACGGCCCAACAACGTCATCTGCATCGGCATGAACTACGCCGCGCACGCAGCCGAGTCCGGCGCCGAGCCACCCACCATCCCGGTGGTCTTCCTCAAGCCGAACAACACCGTGGCCGGCCCCTACGACGCCTCCCCCATTCCGCCGCTGGCGGCAAAGTATGACTGGGAAGTTGAACTGGGCGTCGTCGTCGGCCGCGAGGTCAGCTACCTCTCCTCGGTTGAGGAAGCCGCCTCTGCGGTGGCTGGCTACGTTGCAGCCAACGACCTCTCCGAACGTGAATACCAGCTCCCCGGCGCAGCCGGCCAGTGGACGAAGGGCAAGTCGCTGCCCAAGTCCACCCCGCTGGGCCCGTGGCTCATCCCGGCATCCGAGGTCGATGCCAACAAGCTCCAGCTCAAGAGCTGGGTCAACGGCGAGATCCGCCAGGACTCCAACACGGCAGACCTGATCTTTGATGTCCCCACCGTCATCCACCACCTGAGCCAGTACATGGTCCTGGAACCGGGCGATGTCATCCTCACCGGAACGCCCGAGGGCGTGGCCCTCTCCGGCCGCTTCCCCTACATCCAGGACGGCGACGTCGTGGAACTTGAAATCGAAGGGCTTGGCCGCCAGCGCCAGGAGTTCTTCCGCGCCGGCACCACCAAGGAGGCCTAG
- a CDS encoding SDR family NAD(P)-dependent oxidoreductase, whose product MSQELSNLTAVITGGASGIGAAIATKLQAMGANIAVLDLNPENLPEGQLGFKCNVSDDASVKAAIDGTVAAFGGVDIVVNNAGIGAIGTVEDNDDAEWARVWDINVVGMVRVSRAAMPHLRKSTAAAIVNTCSIAATAGLPARALYSATKGAVLSLTQAMAADHLREGIRVNCVNPGTADTPWIGRLMDQADDPVAERAALNARQPHGRLVSADEVAGAVAYLASPLSGSTTGTSIAVDGGMQALRLRPAGQ is encoded by the coding sequence ATGAGCCAGGAACTGTCAAACCTCACAGCTGTCATCACAGGCGGCGCCTCCGGCATCGGTGCCGCGATCGCCACAAAGCTGCAGGCCATGGGCGCCAACATTGCCGTCCTTGACCTGAACCCGGAGAACCTGCCCGAGGGCCAGCTCGGATTCAAGTGCAACGTCTCCGACGACGCCTCCGTCAAGGCTGCCATCGATGGCACCGTTGCGGCATTCGGCGGCGTGGACATCGTGGTGAACAACGCCGGCATCGGCGCCATCGGCACTGTCGAAGACAACGACGACGCCGAATGGGCCCGCGTCTGGGACATCAACGTCGTGGGCATGGTCCGCGTTTCCCGCGCAGCGATGCCCCACCTGCGCAAGTCAACGGCCGCCGCGATCGTGAACACCTGCTCCATCGCCGCCACGGCCGGACTCCCCGCCCGGGCACTGTACTCGGCCACCAAGGGTGCCGTGTTGTCGCTGACCCAGGCCATGGCTGCCGACCACCTGCGTGAAGGCATCCGCGTCAACTGCGTCAACCCCGGCACCGCCGACACCCCCTGGATTGGCCGCCTCATGGACCAGGCCGACGATCCCGTGGCCGAGCGTGCGGCACTGAACGCCCGCCAGCCGCACGGCCGCCTGGTGTCTGCCGACGAGGTGGCCGGCGCAGTTGCATACCTGGCAAGCCCGCTGTCCGGCTCCACCACGGGCACGTCCATCGCGGTCGACGGCGGCATGCAGGCCCTGCGCCTGCGCCCCGCAGGCCAGTAG
- a CDS encoding RecQ family ATP-dependent DNA helicase encodes MTFPAAPSQAIPSSTREQALEVLRALVGRPDAVFHEGQFEAIEALVDGGRRALVVQRTGWGKSAVYFVASLLLRARGAGPTLIVSPLLALMRDQVAAAERAGVRAMAINSANATEWGQVSAALAADEVDVLLVSPERLTNPSFRENQLPSLVQRTGLLVVDEAHCISDWGHDFRPDYRRIADLIAQLPASVPVLATTATANSRVVADIEEQLGAGVFTIRGPLARESLRLGVLRLADSRDRLGWLLTHLAELPGSGIIYTLTVSAAEDTARLLAEAGHVVKAYTGRTDTQDREALEDALKNNQVKALVATSALGMGFDKPDLGFVVHLGAPSSPVAYYQQVGRAGRGSANADVLLLPGTEDAEIWRYFATASMPAQDKAMAVLEALGESPRPMSTPALEARVDLRRTPLELLLKVLAVDGAVRRVSGGWESTGQPWAYDEERYRRIAQARVDEQQSMVEYERMSGCRMEYLAAALDDETAAPCGRCDNCAGRWFAADVVSSAAEAAGDALRHAGLPLDPRAMWPTGMDRLGVPVKGKLKAEELSASGRILARMTDLGWGNALRAMFASGAPDAPLDPAMAQAVVAVLREWGQGGWEGSGRPVAVVAMPSRTKPQLLESFAQAICEIGRLPYLGAMSLAFGGPTGERGGNSAYRLAGVWDRFAVGPELQQGLESYGGGPVLLLDDLVESRWSLTVAGRALRQAGAGQVLPLVLAQAG; translated from the coding sequence ATGACATTCCCCGCAGCACCCTCCCAAGCCATCCCGTCCAGCACGCGCGAGCAGGCACTGGAGGTGCTGCGGGCCCTGGTGGGGCGCCCGGATGCTGTCTTCCATGAGGGCCAGTTTGAGGCCATTGAGGCCTTGGTCGACGGCGGACGGCGCGCCTTGGTCGTCCAGCGCACGGGCTGGGGGAAGTCAGCCGTGTACTTCGTGGCCTCGCTGCTGCTGCGGGCCCGAGGTGCCGGCCCCACGCTGATTGTTTCGCCCCTGCTGGCGCTGATGCGCGACCAGGTGGCCGCCGCCGAGCGTGCGGGTGTGCGGGCCATGGCCATCAACTCGGCCAACGCCACCGAATGGGGCCAGGTTTCAGCAGCGCTGGCCGCCGACGAGGTGGACGTGCTGCTGGTCTCGCCCGAACGGCTGACCAACCCGTCGTTCCGGGAAAACCAGCTGCCTTCCCTGGTGCAGCGCACGGGACTGCTGGTGGTGGACGAGGCACACTGCATCTCCGACTGGGGGCACGACTTCCGCCCCGACTACCGGCGCATCGCCGACCTGATCGCACAGCTGCCCGCCTCCGTTCCGGTGCTGGCCACCACCGCCACGGCCAACTCCCGGGTGGTGGCCGACATTGAGGAACAGCTGGGCGCCGGCGTGTTCACCATCCGTGGCCCCCTGGCCCGCGAATCGCTGCGACTGGGCGTGCTGCGGCTGGCCGACTCCCGCGACCGGCTGGGCTGGCTGCTGACGCACCTGGCCGAGCTCCCCGGCAGCGGCATCATCTACACCCTGACTGTTTCCGCCGCGGAAGACACCGCACGGCTGCTGGCCGAGGCCGGCCACGTGGTCAAGGCCTACACAGGCCGCACCGACACCCAGGACCGCGAGGCGCTTGAAGATGCGTTGAAAAACAACCAGGTCAAGGCGCTCGTGGCCACCAGTGCACTCGGCATGGGGTTCGACAAGCCCGACCTGGGGTTCGTCGTCCACCTCGGCGCGCCGTCGTCGCCCGTGGCCTACTACCAGCAAGTGGGCCGTGCCGGCCGCGGCAGCGCCAACGCGGATGTCCTGTTGCTGCCGGGCACGGAGGATGCCGAGATCTGGCGCTACTTTGCCACGGCGTCCATGCCGGCACAGGACAAGGCCATGGCCGTCCTCGAGGCGCTCGGCGAGTCGCCCAGGCCCATGTCAACCCCCGCGCTGGAGGCCCGGGTGGACCTGCGCCGCACGCCGCTGGAACTGCTGCTGAAGGTGTTGGCCGTGGACGGCGCCGTGCGCCGCGTGTCCGGCGGTTGGGAGTCAACGGGCCAGCCGTGGGCGTACGACGAGGAACGCTACCGCAGGATCGCCCAGGCCAGGGTGGACGAACAGCAGTCCATGGTGGAGTACGAGCGCATGTCCGGATGCCGCATGGAGTACCTCGCCGCCGCCCTCGACGACGAGACCGCGGCGCCGTGCGGGCGCTGTGACAATTGTGCCGGGCGCTGGTTTGCCGCCGACGTCGTCTCGAGCGCGGCTGAGGCTGCCGGGGACGCGCTGCGCCACGCCGGCCTGCCCCTGGACCCGCGGGCGATGTGGCCCACTGGCATGGACAGGCTGGGGGTGCCCGTCAAGGGCAAGCTCAAGGCGGAGGAACTGTCCGCCTCCGGCCGCATCCTGGCCCGCATGACGGACCTTGGCTGGGGCAACGCGCTGCGTGCCATGTTTGCCTCCGGCGCACCGGATGCCCCTCTCGATCCCGCCATGGCACAGGCCGTGGTGGCGGTGCTGCGGGAGTGGGGCCAGGGCGGCTGGGAAGGATCCGGGCGCCCCGTGGCCGTGGTTGCCATGCCTTCACGGACCAAGCCGCAGCTGCTGGAGTCCTTTGCCCAGGCCATCTGTGAGATTGGCAGGCTGCCGTACCTTGGTGCCATGTCGCTGGCATTTGGCGGGCCCACGGGGGAGCGGGGAGGCAACAGCGCCTACCGGCTCGCCGGCGTCTGGGACCGCTTTGCCGTGGGGCCGGAGCTGCAGCAGGGGCTTGAAAGCTACGGCGGCGGGCCTGTCCTGCTGCTGGACGACCTGGTGGAAAGCCGCTGGTCGCTGACCGTGGCGGGGCGCGCCCTGCGCCAGGCCGGCGCCGGCCAGGTCCTGCCGCTGGTGCTTGCCCAGGCCGGCTAA
- a CDS encoding phosphomannomutase/phosphoglucomutase encodes MTTEDNLPVDLSSSFKAYDVRGIVGETITTESVRAVGAAFVDVLELNGQSVLVGGDMRPSSAGFSQAFAEGAAGRGANVRLLGLVSTDELYFASGALKAAGVVFTASHNPSEYNGMKMTRAGAVPVSSETGMTEIRDLAQQYLSSGIPAAEATGTIGSEDVLKAYAEYLRSLVDLSGSRPLKIVVDAGNGMAGMTTPAVLGNAILPGLPFDIVPLYFELDGTFPNHPANPLEPANLLDLQAAVVKHGADIGLAFDGDADRCFVIDELGAPVSPSAVTALVARREIARAKLGGEAEPTVIHNLITSRAVPELIKHDGGRAVRTRVGHSFIKATMAEEGAVFGGEHSAHYYFRDFFNADTGMLAAMHVLAALGEQDGPLSELGREYEPYVSSGEINSQLADVPAAVARVREAYTRDDVVVDELDGITFTAKDGTWWFNLRASNTEPFLRLNAEAVDAVTMADIRDDVLALVRR; translated from the coding sequence GTGACTACTGAAGATAATTTGCCGGTTGACCTGTCCAGCTCGTTCAAGGCCTACGATGTGCGCGGGATCGTGGGTGAGACTATCACCACCGAGTCTGTGCGTGCCGTGGGCGCCGCATTCGTGGACGTGCTGGAGCTGAACGGCCAGTCCGTCCTGGTAGGCGGGGACATGCGCCCGTCCTCCGCCGGCTTCTCGCAGGCCTTCGCCGAGGGTGCCGCCGGCCGCGGCGCCAACGTGCGGCTGCTGGGGCTCGTCTCCACCGACGAGCTCTACTTCGCCTCGGGTGCGCTGAAGGCCGCCGGCGTGGTCTTCACCGCCAGCCACAACCCCTCCGAATACAACGGCATGAAAATGACCCGGGCCGGCGCCGTTCCCGTGTCCTCGGAGACCGGCATGACCGAGATCCGCGATCTCGCGCAGCAGTACCTCTCCAGCGGGATTCCTGCGGCGGAGGCCACGGGCACCATCGGCAGCGAAGACGTCCTGAAGGCGTACGCCGAGTACCTGCGCTCCCTCGTGGACCTCTCCGGGTCCCGCCCGCTGAAGATCGTGGTCGACGCCGGAAACGGCATGGCGGGCATGACCACCCCCGCGGTCCTCGGCAATGCGATCCTGCCGGGCCTGCCCTTTGACATTGTCCCGCTGTACTTTGAGCTGGACGGCACCTTCCCGAACCACCCCGCCAACCCGCTGGAGCCGGCCAACTTGCTGGACCTGCAGGCGGCCGTGGTCAAGCATGGGGCGGACATCGGCCTGGCGTTCGACGGCGATGCGGACCGCTGCTTTGTCATCGACGAGCTCGGGGCGCCCGTGTCGCCGTCGGCCGTCACCGCCCTGGTGGCCCGGCGCGAGATCGCCCGTGCCAAGCTCGGCGGCGAAGCCGAGCCCACCGTCATCCACAACCTCATCACCTCCCGTGCGGTGCCCGAACTGATCAAGCACGACGGCGGCCGGGCCGTCCGCACGCGGGTGGGCCACTCCTTCATCAAGGCCACCATGGCGGAGGAAGGTGCCGTGTTTGGCGGGGAGCACTCCGCGCACTACTACTTCCGCGACTTCTTCAACGCCGACACCGGCATGCTCGCCGCCATGCACGTGCTCGCGGCGCTGGGCGAGCAGGACGGCCCGCTGTCCGAGCTGGGCCGCGAATACGAACCCTACGTCTCCAGCGGCGAAATCAACTCCCAGCTGGCCGACGTCCCCGCCGCCGTGGCCCGCGTCCGCGAGGCCTACACCCGCGACGACGTCGTGGTCGACGAACTCGACGGCATCACCTTTACCGCCAAGGACGGCACGTGGTGGTTCAACCTGCG